A stretch of the Ensifer sp. PDNC004 genome encodes the following:
- the murJ gene encoding murein biosynthesis integral membrane protein MurJ, whose product MSLVKKFATVGGATLGSRLFGFIRETFMAAALGTGPVADAFNTAFRLPNTFRRLFAEGAFNSAFVPLFAREIEANGMDGARRFSEEVFGVLFTVLLFLTIAMELTMPFIVSNLIAPGFADDPEKLGSTIVFAAIMFPYLACMSLAAMMAGMLNSLHRYFAAAIAPVFLNFILIGVLGYAWYAGQDPIAVGYGLSWGVMAAGLVQLAIVWIAVRDAGIKIGLRRPKMTANVRRLLVLALPAAITGGITQINLLINTNIASAQEGAVSSLVYADRIYQLPLGVVGIAVATVLLPELARALRSGNVNEASNLQNRSVEFTLFLTLPAAAALLVMSEPIVRLLFERGKFSADSTVIVGHILAIYGLGLPAFVLIKAFIPGFFAREDTRTPMIFAAISVVVNVSLALTLFPRLGASGIATAEIVAGWVNAVLLFATLVWRGHWGRDIPLLTRIPRLVLAAAGMAAALYYAVDWFAFELSSAASLFTRATTLTGLVAVAMVIYFALAFGLGGASLGMIRRNIKRGAKAPAAAPEASD is encoded by the coding sequence ATGAGTCTGGTCAAGAAATTTGCAACCGTCGGCGGCGCGACGCTCGGAAGCCGCCTGTTCGGCTTCATCCGCGAAACCTTCATGGCGGCAGCGCTTGGCACCGGCCCCGTTGCCGACGCCTTCAACACCGCCTTCCGCCTGCCCAACACCTTCCGGCGCCTCTTTGCCGAAGGCGCCTTCAATTCCGCCTTCGTGCCGCTCTTTGCCCGGGAGATCGAGGCGAACGGCATGGACGGCGCCCGGCGCTTCTCCGAGGAGGTCTTCGGCGTCCTCTTCACCGTGCTCCTGTTCCTGACGATCGCGATGGAATTGACGATGCCCTTCATCGTCAGCAACCTGATTGCGCCCGGCTTTGCCGACGACCCGGAAAAGCTAGGCAGCACCATCGTCTTTGCGGCGATCATGTTCCCCTATCTCGCCTGCATGTCGCTGGCGGCGATGATGGCGGGCATGCTGAATTCGCTACACCGCTATTTCGCAGCGGCGATCGCACCGGTCTTCCTCAATTTCATCCTCATCGGTGTGCTCGGCTATGCCTGGTATGCGGGTCAGGATCCGATCGCGGTCGGCTACGGACTTTCCTGGGGCGTCATGGCCGCCGGTCTCGTTCAGCTTGCGATCGTCTGGATCGCCGTGCGCGACGCCGGTATCAAGATCGGCCTTCGCCGCCCGAAGATGACCGCCAATGTCCGGCGTCTTTTGGTGCTGGCGCTTCCGGCGGCGATCACCGGCGGCATCACCCAGATCAACCTCCTGATCAACACCAACATCGCCTCGGCGCAGGAAGGTGCGGTGTCATCGCTCGTCTATGCCGACCGCATCTATCAGCTTCCGCTCGGTGTCGTCGGCATTGCCGTCGCAACCGTGCTTCTGCCGGAACTTGCCCGGGCGCTGCGTTCGGGCAACGTCAACGAGGCCTCGAACCTGCAGAACCGCTCGGTCGAGTTCACGCTGTTCCTGACACTGCCAGCCGCGGCCGCCTTGCTCGTCATGTCCGAGCCGATCGTCCGGTTGCTGTTCGAGCGCGGCAAGTTCTCGGCCGATTCGACCGTCATCGTCGGTCATATTCTGGCGATCTACGGTCTCGGCCTGCCGGCTTTCGTGCTGATCAAAGCCTTCATTCCCGGCTTCTTCGCGCGTGAAGATACGCGCACGCCGATGATTTTCGCTGCGATTTCCGTCGTCGTGAACGTGTCCCTGGCGCTCACCCTGTTCCCACGGCTTGGCGCCAGCGGCATCGCCACCGCCGAGATCGTTGCCGGCTGGGTCAATGCCGTGCTGCTGTTCGCAACGCTTGTCTGGCGCGGCCATTGGGGCAGGGACATCCCGCTTCTGACCCGTATCCCGCGTCTCGTCCTCGCCGCGGCGGGCATGGCGGCGGCGCTGTATTATGCTGTCGACTGGTTCGCCTTCGAGCTGTCCTCGGCAGCCTCGCTCTTCACGCGGGCAACGACGCTGACGGGTCTCGTCGCGGTCGCCATGGTGATCTACTTTGCGCTTGCCTTCGGGCTCGGTGGCGCGAGCCTCGGGATGATCCGCCGCAACATCAAGCGCGGGGCGAAAGCGCCCGCCGCAGCACCTGAGGCGAGCGACTGA
- a CDS encoding [protein-PII] uridylyltransferase, protein MGRQDISFPEILDVAALRAKCDFIASAHAEQRDPMRQALLAAFKQANVAGRAKARELFNADGAGILCAERISWLQDRLIMVLHDFVLNEIFDAANAPPASRIAVTAVGGYGRGTLAPGSDIDLLFLLPVKKAVWAEPAIEFMLYILWDLGFKVGHATRTIDECIRLSRADMTIRTAILETRYICGSQTLCAELETRFDHEIVRNTGPDFIAAKLAERDERHRKAGDTRYLVEPNVKEGKGGLRDLHTLFWIAKYFYRLKDTADLVKLGVLSRQEYQLFQKAEDFLWAVRCHMHFLTGKSEERLSFDIQREIAEALGYHDHPGLSAVERFMKHFFLVAKDVGDLTRIFCAALEDQQAKDAPGISGIIGRFTHRSRKIAGTLDFVDDGGRIALASPDVFKRDPVNLLRFFHIADINGLEFHPAALRQVTRSLSLIKPALRENEEANRLFLSILTSRRKPELILRRMNEAGVLGRFIPDFGKIVSMMQFNMYHHYTVDEHLLRTVDVLSRIEGGIEEEAHPLVAKLMPGIEDREALYVAVLLHDIAKGRPEDHSTAGAKVARKLCPRFGLSPKQTELVAWLIEEHLLMSMVAQTRDLNDRKTIVDFAERVQSLDRLKMLLVLTVCDIRAVGPGVWNGWKGQLLRTLYYETELLLSGGFSELSRKERAAHAAIMLGEALTDWSEKERDDYVRLHYQPYLLTVALEDQIRHARFIREADAAGKALATMVRTHQFHAITEITVLSPDHPRLLTVIAGACAAAGANIVDAQIFTTSDGRALDTILVNREFAVDEDEMRRAASIGKLIEDVLSGRKRLPEVIASRTKVKKRTKAFTVTPEVTISNTLSNKFTVIEVEGLDRPGLLSEITAVLSDLSLDIASAHITTFGEKVIDTFYVTDLVGQKVTSENRQMNIAARLKAVMAGEGDEARDRMPSGIIAPPPGVSSAHRTTKAET, encoded by the coding sequence ATGGGCAGACAAGACATTTCCTTTCCCGAAATTCTCGACGTCGCAGCGCTCCGGGCGAAATGCGACTTCATCGCCTCGGCCCATGCCGAACAGCGCGACCCGATGCGTCAGGCGCTGCTCGCGGCCTTCAAGCAGGCAAACGTCGCTGGCCGGGCAAAGGCCCGTGAACTGTTCAATGCCGACGGTGCCGGCATTCTCTGCGCCGAGCGTATTTCCTGGCTGCAGGATCGGCTGATCATGGTCCTGCATGATTTCGTGCTGAACGAGATCTTCGATGCCGCCAATGCACCGCCGGCGTCGCGGATCGCCGTGACGGCGGTCGGCGGCTATGGCCGCGGCACGCTGGCGCCCGGTTCCGACATCGACCTTCTGTTCCTGCTGCCGGTGAAAAAGGCCGTCTGGGCCGAGCCGGCGATCGAGTTCATGCTCTATATTCTCTGGGATCTGGGCTTCAAGGTCGGCCACGCCACCCGCACCATCGATGAGTGCATCCGGTTGTCACGCGCCGACATGACGATCCGCACGGCCATCCTCGAGACACGCTACATCTGCGGCTCGCAGACGCTCTGCGCCGAACTGGAAACCCGCTTCGACCACGAGATCGTCCGCAACACCGGCCCGGATTTCATCGCCGCCAAGCTGGCCGAGCGCGACGAGCGTCACCGCAAGGCCGGCGACACGCGCTATCTCGTCGAGCCGAACGTCAAGGAAGGCAAGGGCGGGCTCCGCGACCTGCACACGCTGTTCTGGATCGCCAAGTACTTCTACCGGCTGAAGGACACTGCCGACCTCGTCAAGCTCGGCGTCTTGTCGCGGCAGGAGTACCAACTCTTCCAGAAAGCCGAGGACTTCCTCTGGGCGGTGCGCTGCCACATGCATTTCCTCACCGGCAAATCCGAGGAGCGGCTTTCCTTCGATATCCAGCGTGAGATCGCCGAGGCGCTCGGTTACCATGACCACCCTGGCCTGTCCGCCGTCGAACGCTTCATGAAGCACTTCTTCCTGGTGGCCAAGGACGTCGGCGATCTCACCCGCATCTTCTGCGCAGCGCTCGAAGACCAGCAGGCCAAGGACGCGCCCGGCATTTCCGGCATCATCGGCCGCTTCACCCATCGCAGCCGCAAGATCGCCGGTACGCTCGATTTCGTCGACGACGGCGGTCGCATCGCGCTTGCAAGCCCCGATGTCTTCAAGCGCGATCCGGTCAATCTGCTGCGCTTCTTCCACATCGCCGATATCAACGGGCTCGAATTCCATCCGGCGGCACTGCGCCAGGTCACGCGGTCGCTGAGCCTGATCAAGCCGGCGCTGCGCGAAAACGAGGAGGCGAACCGCCTCTTCCTGTCGATCCTCACGTCCCGCCGCAAGCCGGAGCTGATCCTGCGGCGCATGAACGAAGCCGGTGTGCTCGGCCGCTTCATTCCGGATTTCGGCAAGATCGTCTCGATGATGCAGTTCAACATGTATCATCACTATACGGTCGACGAGCATCTGCTGCGCACCGTCGACGTGCTGTCGCGCATCGAAGGCGGCATCGAGGAGGAGGCCCATCCGCTCGTCGCCAAGCTGATGCCGGGGATCGAGGACCGCGAGGCGCTCTATGTCGCCGTGCTGCTGCACGACATCGCCAAAGGCCGGCCCGAGGATCACTCGACCGCTGGCGCCAAGGTGGCGCGCAAGCTCTGCCCGCGCTTCGGGCTGTCGCCGAAGCAGACGGAACTGGTCGCCTGGCTGATCGAGGAGCATCTGCTGATGTCGATGGTCGCCCAGACGCGCGACCTCAACGACCGCAAGACGATCGTCGATTTCGCCGAGCGAGTGCAGTCGCTCGACCGGCTGAAGATGCTGCTCGTCCTGACCGTCTGCGATATCCGCGCCGTCGGCCCGGGTGTCTGGAACGGCTGGAAGGGCCAGCTCCTGCGCACGCTCTATTACGAGACCGAGCTGTTGCTGTCGGGCGGCTTCTCGGAACTGTCGCGCAAGGAACGTGCGGCCCATGCCGCGATCATGCTCGGCGAGGCCCTGACGGATTGGTCCGAAAAGGAGCGCGACGACTATGTGCGCCTGCACTACCAGCCCTATCTCCTGACGGTGGCGCTGGAAGACCAGATCCGGCATGCGCGCTTCATCCGCGAGGCGGATGCCGCCGGCAAGGCTCTCGCGACCATGGTGCGCACCCACCAGTTCCACGCGATCACCGAAATCACCGTGCTTTCGCCGGACCATCCGCGGCTTCTGACTGTCATTGCCGGGGCCTGTGCGGCCGCCGGCGCCAACATCGTCGACGCGCAGATCTTCACGACCTCGGACGGACGCGCGCTCGACACCATCCTCGTCAACCGCGAGTTCGCCGTCGACGAGGACGAGATGCGCCGGGCTGCCAGCATCGGCAAGCTGATCGAGGACGTGCTTTCGGGCCGCAAGCGCCTGCCGGAGGTGATTGCCAGCCGCACCAAGGTTAAGAAGCGCACCAAGGCGTTTACCGTCACGCCGGAAGTGACGATCAGCAACACGCTGTCGAACAAGTTCACGGTGATCGAGGTCGAAGGCCTCGACCGTCCGGGCCTCCTGTCCGAGATCACCGCGGTGCTGTCCGATCTTTCGCTCGACATCGCCTCGGCGCACATCACCACCTTCGGCGAGAAGGTGATCGACACCTTCTACGTCACCGACCTTGTCGGCCAGAAGGTGACGAGTGAAAACCGACAGATGAACATTGCCGCACGCCTCAAGGCCGTCATGGCCGGGGAGGGGGACGAAGCGCGCGACCGCATGCCCTCGGGCATCATCGCGCCGCCCCCGGGCGTTTCCTCCGCTCACAGAACGACAAAAGCCGAAACATGA
- the mutS gene encoding DNA mismatch repair protein MutS, translated as MNFVTDYSTRAGEVLSAAELASEESRSTATPMMEQFIEIKANNPDSLLFYRMGDFYELFFQDAVEASRALGITLTKRGQHMGQEIPMCGVPVHAADDYLQKLIGLGFRVAVCEQVEDPAEAKKRGAKSVVRRDVVRLVTPGTITEEKLLSPSETNYLMALARIKSGSEPAYALAWIDISTGIFRLAETAESRLLADILRIEPRELILADTVFHDPELRPVFDVLGRVAVPQPAVLFDSATAEGRISRYFGVKTLDGFGTFSRAELAAASAAISYVEKTQLAERPALGTPERESAASTLFIDPATRGNLELVKTLSGAREGTLLKALDRTVTSGGARLLAERLMSPLTDPDRINERLDSIEILADQPSFAGDLRDALRRAPDMPRALSRLALGRGGPRDLGAIRAGLHASASIARMMAAGTLSDELKGARASIEALPAGLLGLLDATLGDELPLLKRDGGFVCEGANAELDEVRGLRDQSRRVIAGLQLQYSEETGIKSLKIKHNNVLGYFIEVTAGNAGSMTDTDAGRARFIHRQTMANAMRFTTTELAELESKIANAADRALSIELEAFDRMTAEVVAAAETLKAAALALATVDVSVGLAVLAEEQAYARPTVDRSRMFAIDGGRHPVVEQALKRQASNAFVANGCDLSPPEGEEGGAIWLLTGPNMGGKSTFLRQNALIAIMAQMGTFVPAASAHIGIVDRLFSRVGASDDLARGRSTFMVEMVETAAILNQATDRSLVILDEIGRGTATFDGLSIAWAAVEHLHEANRCRGLFATHFHELTVLSEKLGRLSNATMRVKEWHGDVIFLHEVGPGAADRSYGIQVARLAGLPASVVARAKDVLAKLEDADRKNPASQLIDDLPLFQVAIRREEVKPAGNSKVDEALKALNPDDMTPREALDALYALKKELSATKAG; from the coding sequence ATGAATTTCGTGACAGACTATTCGACCCGCGCGGGGGAGGTTTTATCCGCAGCCGAATTGGCGAGCGAGGAAAGCCGTTCCACCGCGACGCCGATGATGGAACAATTCATCGAGATCAAGGCGAACAACCCGGACTCGCTGCTGTTCTATCGCATGGGCGACTTCTACGAGCTGTTCTTCCAGGACGCGGTCGAAGCCTCGCGCGCGCTCGGCATCACGCTGACCAAGCGTGGCCAGCATATGGGGCAGGAGATCCCGATGTGCGGCGTGCCGGTGCATGCGGCCGATGATTACCTGCAGAAGCTGATCGGCCTCGGCTTCCGCGTCGCCGTCTGCGAGCAGGTGGAAGACCCGGCGGAAGCCAAGAAGCGCGGAGCCAAGTCAGTGGTGCGCCGCGACGTGGTGCGCCTGGTCACGCCGGGTACGATCACCGAAGAGAAACTGCTTTCGCCGTCCGAGACCAACTATCTGATGGCGCTGGCGCGGATCAAGAGCGGCTCGGAGCCGGCCTACGCGCTTGCCTGGATCGACATCTCCACCGGCATCTTCCGCCTCGCCGAAACCGCCGAGAGCCGGCTGCTTGCCGATATCCTGCGCATCGAGCCGCGCGAACTGATCCTGGCCGATACGGTCTTTCACGACCCGGAACTAAGGCCCGTCTTCGACGTGCTCGGCCGCGTGGCCGTGCCGCAGCCGGCGGTGCTGTTCGACAGCGCGACGGCGGAAGGCCGCATCAGCCGCTACTTCGGCGTCAAGACGCTCGATGGCTTTGGCACGTTTTCCCGCGCCGAACTCGCAGCGGCGTCTGCTGCCATTTCCTATGTCGAAAAGACCCAGCTTGCCGAGCGGCCGGCGCTCGGTACGCCCGAGCGCGAAAGTGCCGCCTCGACGCTCTTCATCGACCCGGCGACCCGCGGCAATCTGGAACTGGTAAAGACGCTGTCCGGCGCACGCGAAGGCACCCTCTTGAAGGCGCTCGACCGCACCGTGACAAGCGGCGGCGCCCGGCTTCTGGCCGAGCGGCTGATGTCGCCGCTGACCGACCCGGACCGTATCAATGAGCGTCTCGACTCGATCGAGATCCTTGCGGATCAGCCGTCCTTTGCCGGCGACCTGCGCGATGCGCTGCGTCGCGCGCCGGATATGCCGCGTGCCCTGTCGCGGCTGGCGCTCGGCCGTGGTGGCCCGCGCGATCTCGGCGCCATCCGGGCCGGCCTGCATGCCTCCGCGTCGATTGCGCGGATGATGGCGGCCGGCACGCTGTCTGATGAGCTGAAAGGTGCGCGCGCTTCGATCGAGGCGCTGCCTGCCGGTCTGCTCGGCCTGCTCGATGCGACGCTTGGCGACGAGCTGCCGCTTCTGAAGCGCGACGGCGGTTTCGTGTGCGAAGGCGCCAATGCCGAGCTCGACGAGGTCCGGGGCCTGCGCGATCAGTCTCGCCGGGTGATCGCCGGGCTGCAGCTGCAATATTCCGAAGAGACCGGCATCAAGTCGCTGAAGATCAAGCACAACAACGTTCTCGGCTACTTCATCGAGGTGACGGCGGGCAATGCCGGTTCGATGACAGACACGGATGCCGGCCGTGCCCGTTTCATCCATCGACAGACGATGGCGAACGCGATGCGCTTCACCACGACGGAACTGGCCGAGCTTGAAAGCAAGATCGCCAACGCCGCTGACCGCGCGCTGTCGATCGAGCTTGAAGCCTTTGACCGGATGACGGCAGAGGTCGTCGCTGCTGCCGAGACGCTGAAGGCGGCGGCACTGGCGCTTGCGACCGTCGACGTCTCCGTCGGTCTTGCGGTTCTCGCCGAGGAACAGGCCTATGCCCGCCCCACAGTCGATCGCTCGCGCATGTTTGCGATCGACGGCGGCCGCCATCCGGTGGTCGAGCAGGCGCTGAAGCGCCAGGCGTCGAATGCCTTTGTCGCCAATGGCTGCGATCTCTCCCCGCCCGAAGGCGAGGAGGGCGGCGCGATCTGGCTGCTCACCGGTCCCAACATGGGCGGTAAGTCGACCTTCCTGCGCCAGAACGCGTTGATCGCGATCATGGCGCAGATGGGCACCTTCGTGCCTGCCGCGAGCGCCCATATCGGCATCGTCGACCGGCTCTTCTCCCGCGTCGGCGCCTCCGACGATCTGGCGCGCGGCCGCTCGACCTTCATGGTCGAGATGGTCGAGACGGCCGCGATCCTCAACCAGGCAACCGACCGCTCGCTGGTCATCCTCGACGAGATCGGCCGCGGCACCGCCACCTTCGACGGCCTGTCGATCGCCTGGGCGGCGGTCGAGCACCTGCATGAGGCGAACCGCTGCCGCGGTCTCTTCGCCACCCACTTCCATGAGTTGACCGTGCTTTCGGAAAAGCTCGGCCGTCTCTCGAACGCGACGATGCGCGTCAAGGAATGGCACGGCGACGTGATCTTCCTGCACGAGGTCGGTCCGGGTGCTGCCGATCGCTCCTACGGCATTCAGGTCGCCCGTCTCGCCGGTCTGCCGGCCTCGGTCGTGGCGCGCGCCAAGGACGTACTCGCCAAGCTCGAGGATGCGGACCGCAAGAACCCGGCGAGCCAGCTGATCGACGATCTGCCGCTGTTCCAGGTGGCGATCCGCCGCGAAGAGGTGAAGCCCGCCGGAAATTCCAAGGTCGACGAGGCGCTGAAGGCGCTGAACCCCGACGACATGACGCCGCGCGAGGCGCTCGATGCGCTCTATGCGCTGAAGAAGGAATTGAGCGCGACCAAGGCGGGGTGA
- a CDS encoding NADP-dependent malic enzyme: protein MPATDKTDRTMTSVTAQEALDFHSQGRPGKLEISPTKAMATQRDLSLAYSPGVAVPVKAIAEDPNTAYDYTTRGNMVAVISNGTAILGLGNLGALASKPVMEGKAVLFKRFADVDSIDLEVDTENVDEFINCVRFLGPSFGGINLEDIKAPDCFIIEQKLREVMDIPVFHDDQHGTAIIAAAGLINALALTGRDFKTTKLVCNGAGAAAIACIELIKSMGFNPENVILCDTKGVIFQGRTEGMNQWKSAHAVKTDRRTLAEAMDGADVVFGLSAKGALSEDMVRSMAPRPIIFAMANPDPEITPEEVARIRDDAIVATGRSDYPNQVNNVLGFPYIFRGALDVRATTINDEMKIAAAEALASLAKEDVPDDVAAAYQGNRPRFGPQYIIPVPFDPRLISAIPMAVAKAAMESGVARKPITDLEAYGRQLSARRDPIASTLQRIYERVRRQPKRIVFAEGEEVQVMRSAIAYANQQLGTAILLGREERMRETAEREGIDLDRPGIQIVNARLSKRVGAYTDYLYARLQRKGFLFRDAQRLINNDRNHFAACMVALGDADGMVTGLTRNYSTALEDVRRCIDPKPGHRVIGVSIALCRGRTVLVADTAVHDMPSSEELADIAEEAAGLAKRLGYVPRVAMLAYSTFGHPQGERSERVREAVNILDKRRVDFEYDGEMAADVALNARVMEQYPFCRLSGTANVLVMPAFHSASISTKMLQELGGSTVIGPLLVGFDKSIQIVSMSAKDSDIVNMAAIAAYNAGM from the coding sequence ATGCCGGCCACCGACAAGACCGATCGCACCATGACGAGCGTCACCGCGCAGGAAGCGCTTGATTTTCACTCGCAGGGTCGCCCCGGAAAGCTGGAGATTTCCCCCACCAAGGCGATGGCCACCCAGCGCGACCTGTCGCTCGCCTATTCACCGGGCGTTGCAGTCCCCGTGAAGGCGATCGCCGAGGATCCCAACACCGCCTATGACTATACGACCCGCGGCAACATGGTGGCCGTGATCTCGAACGGCACGGCCATCCTTGGCCTCGGCAATCTCGGCGCGCTTGCCTCCAAGCCGGTCATGGAAGGCAAGGCCGTGCTGTTCAAGCGCTTTGCCGACGTCGATTCCATCGACCTTGAAGTCGATACCGAAAACGTCGACGAGTTCATCAACTGCGTGCGTTTCCTCGGGCCCTCCTTCGGCGGCATCAATCTTGAAGACATCAAGGCGCCGGACTGTTTCATCATCGAGCAGAAGCTGCGCGAGGTGATGGACATCCCGGTGTTCCACGACGACCAGCACGGCACAGCGATCATCGCCGCGGCCGGCCTCATCAACGCGCTGGCGCTGACCGGCCGCGACTTCAAGACGACGAAGCTCGTCTGCAACGGCGCAGGTGCCGCAGCCATCGCCTGCATCGAGCTCATCAAGTCGATGGGCTTCAATCCGGAAAACGTGATCCTGTGTGATACCAAGGGCGTGATCTTCCAAGGCCGCACCGAGGGCATGAACCAGTGGAAGTCGGCCCATGCGGTCAAGACCGACCGCCGCACGCTGGCCGAAGCGATGGACGGCGCCGACGTGGTCTTCGGTCTGTCGGCCAAGGGCGCGCTTTCGGAGGACATGGTGCGCTCGATGGCGCCGCGGCCGATCATCTTCGCCATGGCCAACCCGGATCCGGAAATCACGCCTGAGGAAGTCGCCCGCATCCGCGACGACGCGATCGTCGCGACCGGTCGTTCGGACTATCCGAACCAGGTCAACAACGTGCTCGGCTTCCCCTACATTTTCCGCGGTGCGCTGGACGTGCGCGCAACGACCATCAACGACGAGATGAAGATCGCCGCTGCCGAGGCGCTCGCCAGCCTTGCCAAGGAAGACGTTCCCGACGACGTCGCCGCCGCCTACCAGGGCAACCGCCCGCGCTTCGGCCCGCAATACATCATCCCGGTCCCCTTCGACCCGCGGCTGATCTCGGCGATCCCGATGGCGGTCGCCAAGGCAGCGATGGAAAGCGGCGTCGCCCGCAAGCCGATCACCGACCTCGAAGCCTATGGCCGCCAGCTTTCCGCCCGCCGCGACCCGATCGCCTCGACGCTGCAGCGCATCTACGAGCGCGTCCGGCGCCAGCCGAAACGCATCGTCTTTGCCGAAGGCGAGGAAGTGCAGGTCATGCGCTCGGCCATCGCCTATGCCAACCAGCAGCTTGGCACCGCCATCCTGCTCGGGCGCGAAGAGCGCATGCGCGAGACGGCGGAGCGTGAAGGCATCGACCTCGACCGCCCCGGCATCCAGATCGTCAATGCGCGGCTTTCCAAGCGTGTCGGCGCCTATACGGACTATCTCTATGCCCGCCTGCAGCGGAAGGGTTTCCTCTTCCGCGACGCCCAGCGTCTGATCAACAACGACCGCAACCACTTCGCCGCCTGCATGGTGGCGCTCGGTGACGCCGACGGCATGGTGACGGGTCTCACCCGCAACTATTCGACGGCGCTCGAAGACGTGCGCCGCTGCATCGACCCGAAGCCCGGCCACCGCGTCATCGGCGTCTCGATCGCGCTCTGCCGCGGCCGTACGGTGCTCGTCGCCGACACGGCGGTTCACGACATGCCCTCTTCGGAGGAGCTTGCCGATATCGCCGAGGAAGCGGCCGGCCTCGCCAAGCGTCTCGGCTACGTGCCGCGCGTGGCGATGCTTGCCTATTCCACCTTCGGCCATCCCCAGGGCGAGCGTTCCGAGCGGGTGCGCGAGGCGGTCAACATCCTCGACAAGCGTCGCGTCGATTTCGAGTATGACGGCGAAATGGCCGCCGACGTCGCGCTCAATGCCCGGGTCATGGAGCAATACCCGTTCTGCCGACTTTCGGGCACGGCCAACGTGCTCGTCATGCCGGCGTTCCACTCGGCATCGATCTCGACCAAGATGCTGCAGGAACTCGGCGGCTCGACGGTGATTGGCCCCCTGCTCGTCGGCTTCGACAAGTCGATCCAGATCGTCTCGATGTCGGCCAAGGATTCCGACATCGTCAATATGGCGGCGATCGCGGCCTATAACGCCGGCATGTAG